The DNA segment GCCGTGAGGAACTGACCACGGAGGAGTTCCGGGAGTGGATCGCCGACTGGCTCGACCGGCAGGGCGACGGCCTCCCGGCCGACGCCCGGCGGGCGGTCGTGGAGTCGGCGCACTACCAGCGGGCCGATGTCACCGACCAGGAGGACGTCCGGGCGCTCGTGGACGGTGACGAGCCGGTGGCGCTGTATCTGGCGCTGCCGCCCTCGCTCTTCCCCCGGGTGGTCTCCGCGCTGCGCTCGGCGGGCCTGCCGGCCGGCAGCAGGATCGTACTGGAGAAGCCGTTCGGCGAAGATCTCGACAGCGCGCGCGAGTTGAACGCACGCCTGGCCGAACTGGTGCCGGAGCGGGCGGTGTTCCGGGTGGACCACTTCCTGGCCATGACCACGGTGCAGAACGTACTGGGCAGCAGGCTCGCCAACCGGGTGCTGGAACCCCTGTGGAACAGCACCCACATCGCCGAGGTGGAGATCGTCTGGGACGAGAGCCTCGCGCTGGAAGGCCGGGCCGGTTACTACGACCGCGTCGGCGCCCTGAAGGACATGGTGCAGAACCATCTCCTCCAGGTGCTCTGCCTGGTCGCGATGGAGCCCCCGGTCACCCTGGGCGAGCGGGATCTGCGGGACCGCAAGGTCGATGTGCTGCGCTCGGTGCGGCTGCTGACCGAGTACGACGTGGTGCACCGCACCCGGCGCGCCCGCTACACCGCGGGTCGGATCGAGGAGCGGGAGGTGCCGTCGTACACGGACGAGGAAGGTGTGGACCCCGGGCGCGGCAGCGAGACCTTCGCCGAGGTGGAGCTGGAACTGGACAGCTGGCGCTGGGCGGGCACGACGTTCCGGCTGCGCAGCGGCAAGGGGCTGCGGGCGGACCGCAAGGAGGTCGCGGTGCGGTTCCGGCCCGTGCCGCATCTGCCGTTCGGGCACACCGGGGAGGTGGAGCCCAATGTGCTGCGCTTCGGCCTCGAACCGGAGGGCCTGACCCTGGATCTGATGGGCACCGGCGCGCGGGCCGGGCATCTCACCGGGCTGGAGCTGTCGGCCGAGCTGGAACCCGCCGAACTGCCCGCCTACGGACGGCTGTTGCTGGACGTGCTGCGAGGCGATCCCGCCCTGTCGATCCGCGGCGACGAGGCGGAGGAGGCGTGGCGGGTGCTGACCCCGGTGCTCACGGCGTGGGAGCGGGACCTCGTCCCGCTGGAGGAGTACCCGGCGGGCTCGGACGGACCGGTGCCCCGGGGCGCGTACGGGCCCGGCCCGGTGACCAGGGAGGCGCTGCTGCACGAGGAGACGGTGCTGGGTACGGCGGCCGATGGCGGCCGGACGTGAGGGGATGCGAGGAGAAGGGGCGGTCCGATGCGCCGTGAACCGGGCGGGCGTCCGCCGTGCGTCGTCGTGATCGGGGTGTCCGGGGTGGGCAAGACGACCGTGGCCCGGCTGCTCGCGCGGCGGCTGGACGTTCCGTTCGCCGAGGCGGACGACTTCCACTCTCCCGAGAGCGTCGCCAAGATGTCGGCGGGCGTGCCGCTCACGGACGCCGACCGGGAGAACTGGCTGGCGGCGATCGGCCGCTGGCTGCGTGCGCGCGACCGGGCGGGGACCGGCGGTGTGGTGCCCTGCTCGGCGCTGCGCCGCCGCTACCGGGACGTGCTGCGGGCGGCCTGCCCGGACGCCTTCTTCGTGCATCTGACGGCCCGGCACGAGGAGGTGGGGCGGCGGATGAGCGAGCGCCCCGGCCATTTCATGCCGCGGGCGCTGCTGGAGTCGCAGGAGGCGACGCTGGAACCGCTGGAGGCGGATGAACGGGGCGGCGCCGTGGACGCGGGCCCGGCTCCCGGGGCCGTCGTCGAGGCGGTCCTCGACCTCATGGCCGAGAGGGAGGCCAACGGGGCTTAGCCCGAACCCGGTTGGAGGGGCGGGCGGACCCGGGCGACGGCGGTCGCCCGGATACCGGCCGGCCCGAGGTCAGCAGCCGCCGCAGTTGTAGTACAGGGCGTCCCAGTGGCTGCTCTCGTCGGCGTAGACGTTGCCGGAGGCCGCGGTCCACATCGGGTAACCGTCGCCGCGCAGGCCGGAGTAGGTGAAATTGTTCTTGATGTAGTTGGTGACGCAGGTGTTCTTGCCGTAGTCGAGCTTGTAGCCGTTCCAGTGGGAGTACGTGCCGGAAGCGTGCCCGGTCTCGGTGCCGCCGGTGATGTTCAGGGCGCAGCCGCTGGCGTGCTTGAGGGTCACGGCACCCTGGGCGGTGGTCAGATTGAGCTGGTCGAACGACGTACAGGTCGAGTTGTTGCGGTCGGAGCAGCCACCGGAGGAGGACCAGGTGATGCCCGCGTCGCGGAACATCTGGGTCGCGGTGGCGTTGCTGATCTTGGTGACCGCGAAGGCGTCCGTCGCGGTGCCGAGGACGGCGACACCGGGAGCGACGACCAGCGCGAGGGCGGTCAGGGCCGAGCGGACCTTCATGGGCGAGCCTCCTGCGAAAGGCCGGGCAACGTGTGGGGCGACGGTGCAGGTGGTGCGTGGGGATGATGCCAGAGGTCCCGGCGCGTCCGCCAGGGATCGCGGGCATCGCGGGCGTGACGGCCGCACGACGGTCTCGAGTCCGTTCGCCGACCGCTGGATCACCGGACGGCGCTCCGCTCGCCGACCGTCGGGTACGACGCCGCGCGGGCCCCTTTCACGACGGCGCGCCGTGCCGACACCTTCTGCGCCAGCCCGTACACCAGGGCGACCAGCAGCGCGTGCGGCTGCCCCGGCAGTGCCTGTACGACGACGACCGTGCTGACGCTGACATTGCTCATCCCGCACGCCAGGGTGACCGTGGCCCCCGCGCCGGGCGGCAGGCGCAGCGCGCGGGCGGTGAGCGAACCCGCGAGGAAGGCCAGCCGGCACACGCCCCACCCCACGGCGGCGCACAGCGCGACGGCCGTCCAGGGCTCCCGGTGCAGCACGGGGACCGCGGCGGTGGCGTTGACGTACGTC comes from the Streptomyces sp. SUK 48 genome and includes:
- a CDS encoding glucose-6-phosphate dehydrogenase is translated as MIGRLVVLGATGDLSGRFLMPALAALRAAGHLGDGFRLTGASREELTTEEFREWIADWLDRQGDGLPADARRAVVESAHYQRADVTDQEDVRALVDGDEPVALYLALPPSLFPRVVSALRSAGLPAGSRIVLEKPFGEDLDSARELNARLAELVPERAVFRVDHFLAMTTVQNVLGSRLANRVLEPLWNSTHIAEVEIVWDESLALEGRAGYYDRVGALKDMVQNHLLQVLCLVAMEPPVTLGERDLRDRKVDVLRSVRLLTEYDVVHRTRRARYTAGRIEEREVPSYTDEEGVDPGRGSETFAEVELELDSWRWAGTTFRLRSGKGLRADRKEVAVRFRPVPHLPFGHTGEVEPNVLRFGLEPEGLTLDLMGTGARAGHLTGLELSAELEPAELPAYGRLLLDVLRGDPALSIRGDEAEEAWRVLTPVLTAWERDLVPLEEYPAGSDGPVPRGAYGPGPVTREALLHEETVLGTAADGGRT
- a CDS encoding gluconokinase; the encoded protein is MRREPGGRPPCVVVIGVSGVGKTTVARLLARRLDVPFAEADDFHSPESVAKMSAGVPLTDADRENWLAAIGRWLRARDRAGTGGVVPCSALRRRYRDVLRAACPDAFFVHLTARHEEVGRRMSERPGHFMPRALLESQEATLEPLEADERGGAVDAGPAPGAVVEAVLDLMAEREANGA